The window ACCTTTTAAATTTTCTATAAAATACGTTAAAAATCATCCTTCTGCTTTAAATAAGCTGTTATTTCAAGATGAACTTGACTTAGCTCCTGCCTCATCTTTTGAATATTTAATCCACAGTGATCGTTATTTATTGTTTCCCAACTTAAGTATTAGTGCTAAAGAAGCGGTACAAAGTGTATTATTATGTTCTAACCTTCCTTTAGACTCTTTTAAAAAGAAAAAAAATCCAATAGTTTATCTTAGCCAAGCATCTGCAAGCTCTATTAATCTATTAAAAATATTATGGAACTTTTATTGGAAATTACCTGAACCCAAATGGACATTTGTTAAGCCTGGAGAAACTAAAAATTTTCCTTTTTTAGAAATTGGTGATTTTGCTTTAAACATATATTACAAACAAAAAAATAATTTTTATATTTATGATTTAGCACATGAATGGTTTAAATTTACAAATCTTCCTTTTGTTTTTGCTTTATGGATTATAAATAAAAACCTTTTTTTTATTAAAAAAGAACTTATTTATTTTCTCTATGAAACTTTAATTAAATCTAAACACTTATTGAAAATAGAAAAAAAACATCTTTTACAAAAAACTAAAACTAAATTTAGTTTTGATTTGAACGTTATCTCTAATTATTGGGATCTAATGGATTACAACCTAGACAAAGAACACAAGGCAAGTCTTATTTTATTTGCTCACTATTTAGAAAAAATGAAAATTATTGAAGGGATTCCTACCTTACAGTGGATTTAACTTATGGACTTAATTCTTTAAAACTTTCTTCTTTACCTACGATAGCAAGTATATCTCCTTTTTTTAACTTTTGATCAGCTTTTGGCACAAATGTATATTCTCCTTTTTCCTGGGTTTTGATAGCAATTGCTTGTACTCCATACTGATTAGTAAGATCCAATTCTCTTAAAGTTTTTCCTTCCCACTTAGAAGAAACTATTATCTCCTTTAATAATACTCCCTTACCCATAGGCAAATAGTCAATTAGCCCAGGAACTACTAAACTTCTTGCTAGCTGTTCTGCTGCAAATCGCTCAGGGAAAATAACATGATCTACGCCTATTTTTAATAAAACCTTTTCATGCTCATCACTAATAGCTTTACACCAAATATCCTTGGCTCCTAGTTCTTTAAGATATAAAGCAATTAAAATGCTAGCTTCCATGGAATGGCCAACACTTATTATTACATGGTTTAAGTCTGCAAACCCTAACTGAGATAAGGCTCCTTTGTCTGTTGCATCTGCTTCATATACCTGAGTTAAAATATCCTGAGCTCGTTTTATTCTATCGGATTTATTGTCTAAACCAACTACATTGTGGCCAAGGTTGACTAAAGATTTTGCTAAATAAAAACCAAACTTTCCTAATCCTATAACACCTACTTCAAACTTTGCCACTACCTTTTCCTCCTAACCTATTAATAAGGTATTTTCTGGCCATTTAAATCTTTCTTGTGATTGCCAACTCTGTAAAAGAGTTAAAAATAAAATAGGCCCTAACCTTCCTATAAACATTAAGGCTATAATAACCATTTTTCCAATAACAGATAAGTTTGGAGTTAATCCAACAGATAATCCTACTGTACCAAAAGCAGATACTACTTCAAACAAAATTTCTAAAAAAAGTCCTTTTGTTAAATGATGAGGAATATCTCCTCCTTCTGTTGCTAAGAGAATAGCAGTAGCTAAAAAAATAAGACTCATAGCAAATATAATTAAAGTTAATGCTTTGTTAAGACTTTTATCATCTAAAGCATATTTCCCAATGACGCATTGTTTTCTTCCAATAAGATTAGACCAGCCAAAAGAGACAAAAGTTCTAAAAGTAGTTGTTTTAATACCACCAGCACAAGATCCAGGAGAACCTCCTATAAACATCAGGAAAATCATAATTAAAAGGGAAAGATTTGTCATTTTATCAATTTCCACAGTATTAAATCCTGCTGTTCTACATGTAATAGACTGAAAAAAAGAAGTTAATATGCTTTTTTTCAAATCTATATATTCTGGATGAGCAAAAAACTCAGCAATAAAAATTAAAATAGTTCCACCAACAATTAATGCTAATGTTGTTTCTAATACTATTTTAGAATGCCAACTAAGTTTTTGTTTAGTACGAACATGTATTTTTCGTTCATATATTTCTAAAATTACAGCAAAACCAAGCCCACCAGAAACTATTAAAATAATAAAAATAAGATTAACTAAAAAAGAACTTTGCCATTCAATTAAACTAGAAGAAAATAAAGAAAAACCAGCATTACAAAATGCAGAAATAGAATGAAAAATTGCAGAAAAAGGAGAAAATTTTATAGGATCTAAGAGGTATAGCAATAATGCTCCCCCAAGTTCAATAAAAAACACAAATTGTATCATCTGTGTTAAAAATTTTCCTAGATGAAATGATGGATCGTGAAGTAAAGATTGTCCCACAGCTATCCTATCTGTAATACTTATTTTTTTTCTCCATAGATAAAAAACTAAGCTGGTATAAGTCATTATACCTAAACCGCCTAATTGAATTAAGGTTAAAATTACGCCCTGTCCAAATGGAGAAAAAAATGATCCTGTATCTACAACAATTAAACCTGTAACGCAGGTAGCTGAAGTAGCTGTAAATAAAGCATCTAACCAGGAAATAGAATTGCCTTTAAGACTTATAGGATGATGTAGGATAATGGCACCTATTAAAATAGTTAAAGCAAAAAAATAAACAGGCAAAGAAAAAGGAGAAATGAAATTTTTTTTCATTTTTTTATTTATTACTTAAAAATAATGAGCTATTCTTATCCTTAACTTTTTTAAAAAGCAAACACAAAAAAAGCCTACCCTTTATCAAACAAGGATAGGCTTTTTAAATAACCCTTTTATCCTTAATTATTCAATACTATTGACTAACTTTGTTAATTTAGAAACCTTACGAGCAGCTGTCTTCCAATGTAAAATTCCCTTTTGAGAGGCCTTTCCAATAACAGAGGTTGCTGTTCTTAATTTTTCAATAGCTTGAGTTTTATCTTTTTCCTCAACAGCTTGCCGTACAGCCTTTACAACATTTTTTATCCTAGTTTTAACTGCCCTATTGCGAGCTCTTCTTTTTAAACTTTGCCTATGTCTTTTAATTGCAGACTTGTGATTGGCCAAGACATAACCTCCTTTTAAATTTTGTATTTAAATTTTTTATTTCTTCTATACTTGTAATGCTGCAAAATCAGCTACAATCTCAAGCGTATTAGTCATACTTTTTAACATGGTCAAGCGATTTTTTCGTAAATTTTCATTTTCACACATAACCATCACATTATCAAAAAAATCATCTACAAATGGCTTTAATTCTAAAAGTAAATTTAAAAACTCTTTATATTTTTTGCTAGTTAAGAATTGTTTAAACTTTGTCTCTAATTCTTTTAATTTTTCATATAATCTCTGCTCAGCAGGTTCTTCTAATAGATCAACATTTATTTCAGTAAAAAAAGTTTCTTGTTTAGCCTGTTTTTTTATAATGTTAGATACTCGTTTAAACGTTAACACAGCTGTTTCAAATTCAGCTTGTTTAGAAAATTCATTCAACGCTTTTAACCTAAGAAATGTATCAAAAATATTATCAAAACTAGCTCCCAATGCTGCTTCTACAATTTGACTTTTAAAGCCTTGTTCTTGCCATAAATATTTTAAACGCTGAGCAAAGAAATCATTTAACTTATCAAAAAATTCTTTTTTATTTAACTTAAATTCAACATTTTCATAAAGATCGTAACTATAAGAAATTAAGTTGGATAAAGAAAGAGAAAGTTGTTTATCTAAAACTATCTGAATTATCCCAAGAGCATTTCTTCTAAGCGCATAAGGATCAGCTGCTCCTGTAGGAATAATATTTAATCCAAAACATCCAACCAAAGTATCTATTTTATCTGCTATACTAAGCAAAGCTCCTTCTAAAGATTGAGGCAGGTTTCCTTGCCCTTTTGGCAGGTAATGTTCATAAATAGCAGTTGCCACAACAGGATCTTCACCCATTTTACGTGCATATATACCTCCCATTATACCTTCCAAATCGGCAAACTCTCCTACCATTTCAGAAACAAGATCACACTTAGCTAAAAGACCTGCTCTTTTAAGTTCAGATAACTTCTGAGGATAAAATTTTTTACCTAAATATTCCATTAACATCGATAGCCTAGTTGCTTTTTGTCGCATACTTCCAAGAGGTCCTAAAAAAGTAACTTTTTCAAGCTGTTGCAGCCATTTGTTAAAAGAAGACTTTAAGTCAGTATGCCAAAAAAAGCTGGCGTCTTCTAGCCTTGCCTTTAAAACTCGTTCCCAACCTTTTTGAATAATATCTTTTTTTTCAGGCTCTAAATTTATTATAGTTAAAAAATAAGGTAATAATTTATTATTTGCTTTTACACCAAAACTTTTTTGATGACTCTCCATACTCATAAGTAAAACTTCTTCTGGTAATTCTAAAAATTTTTCATCAAATTTGCCTAATATTGGTTTAGGATATTCCACTAAGTAACAAACTTCTTCTAATAAAGAATTTTTCCAAGCTATTTCTCCTTCAACTTGCTTTGCCAAAAGATTCCCTTGGTGAAGAATATTTTTTTTACGCTCCTCAAAATTTAAAATAATTTTACCTTTG is drawn from Desulfonauticus submarinus and contains these coding sequences:
- a CDS encoding TrkH family potassium uptake protein, producing the protein MKKNFISPFSLPVYFFALTILIGAIILHHPISLKGNSISWLDALFTATSATCVTGLIVVDTGSFFSPFGQGVILTLIQLGGLGIMTYTSLVFYLWRKKISITDRIAVGQSLLHDPSFHLGKFLTQMIQFVFFIELGGALLLYLLDPIKFSPFSAIFHSISAFCNAGFSLFSSSLIEWQSSFLVNLIFIILIVSGGLGFAVILEIYERKIHVRTKQKLSWHSKIVLETTLALIVGGTILIFIAEFFAHPEYIDLKKSILTSFFQSITCRTAGFNTVEIDKMTNLSLLIMIFLMFIGGSPGSCAGGIKTTTFRTFVSFGWSNLIGRKQCVIGKYALDDKSLNKALTLIIFAMSLIFLATAILLATEGGDIPHHLTKGLFLEILFEVVSAFGTVGLSVGLTPNLSVIGKMVIIALMFIGRLGPILFLTLLQSWQSQERFKWPENTLLIG
- a CDS encoding menaquinone biosynthesis protein; the encoded protein is MVKNTACQDIELKSKKLKIGQISYLNIWPFFYYLKREPFKFSIKYVKNHPSALNKLLFQDELDLAPASSFEYLIHSDRYLLFPNLSISAKEAVQSVLLCSNLPLDSFKKKKNPIVYLSQASASSINLLKILWNFYWKLPEPKWTFVKPGETKNFPFLEIGDFALNIYYKQKNNFYIYDLAHEWFKFTNLPFVFALWIINKNLFFIKKELIYFLYETLIKSKHLLKIEKKHLLQKTKTKFSFDLNVISNYWDLMDYNLDKEHKASLILFAHYLEKMKIIEGIPTLQWI
- the rpsT gene encoding 30S ribosomal protein S20, which translates into the protein MANHKSAIKRHRQSLKRRARNRAVKTRIKNVVKAVRQAVEEKDKTQAIEKLRTATSVIGKASQKGILHWKTAARKVSKLTKLVNSIE
- the glyS gene encoding glycine--tRNA ligase subunit beta, whose translation is MSLFVLEIGFEEMPARFLKKLEKDIAGMFSNYLKEKKVYFNNIQSYSTPRRLIVLINNIASKQETEIIEVIGPPLKIAKKEDGSLTKAGLGFIKSQGVSFEDAYEVETSKGSYLAVKKQIGGQDTIIVLQSLCPKIIENLHFPKKMRWVDNFTFGRPIRWVLALFEDKIVNFQIAGLKSSNITYGHRVMGKGPFKVEHASELSNVLETKGKIILNFEERKKNILHQGNLLAKQVEGEIAWKNSLLEEVCYLVEYPKPILGKFDEKFLELPEEVLLMSMESHQKSFGVKANNKLLPYFLTIINLEPEKKDIIQKGWERVLKARLEDASFFWHTDLKSSFNKWLQQLEKVTFLGPLGSMRQKATRLSMLMEYLGKKFYPQKLSELKRAGLLAKCDLVSEMVGEFADLEGIMGGIYARKMGEDPVVATAIYEHYLPKGQGNLPQSLEGALLSIADKIDTLVGCFGLNIIPTGAADPYALRRNALGIIQIVLDKQLSLSLSNLISYSYDLYENVEFKLNKKEFFDKLNDFFAQRLKYLWQEQGFKSQIVEAALGASFDNIFDTFLRLKALNEFSKQAEFETAVLTFKRVSNIIKKQAKQETFFTEINVDLLEEPAEQRLYEKLKELETKFKQFLTSKKYKEFLNLLLELKPFVDDFFDNVMVMCENENLRKNRLTMLKSMTNTLEIVADFAALQV
- a CDS encoding potassium channel family protein; this encodes MAKFEVGVIGLGKFGFYLAKSLVNLGHNVVGLDNKSDRIKRAQDILTQVYEADATDKGALSQLGFADLNHVIISVGHSMEASILIALYLKELGAKDIWCKAISDEHEKVLLKIGVDHVIFPERFAAEQLARSLVVPGLIDYLPMGKGVLLKEIIVSSKWEGKTLRELDLTNQYGVQAIAIKTQEKGEYTFVPKADQKLKKGDILAIVGKEESFKELSP